The sequence GGCGATAACGAGCACCCGATCGGACCCGACTGGGCCCACCGCACCGCGCCAAGCTATTTCAACATGCGCAAGACCACCATCTACGGTGGTTCAAACGAAGTGCAGCGCGGCATCATCGCCAAGATGGTGCTGGGCCTCTGATAACGCAGTAAACTGGGGCTTGTCAGTTCCGCTTCGGCGGGGAGCCATGGCCGGCAGCACCGGCTGGCTCCCCGCTGCTCAGCGGAGCGGCAGGCGAGGGACGAGGAATTTATCCAATGGATCTGAGCTACAACGAAACCCAGGGCATGCTGCGCGAAACCCTCGCGCGGTTCCTGGCCGACACCTATGATTTTGAAAGCCGCAAGAAGATGCTGGCCAGCCCCGAAGGGCGTGATCCGGGCATCTGGAAGGCAATTGCCACCGAGCTCGGCCTGACCTGCGCGCCCTTTGCCGAAGAGCATGGCGGCATGGGCGGCGGTGCCCTCGAAAACATGATCATGATGGAAGAATTCGGCAAGGTCATCGCGATCGAGCCGTGGCTGCAGACCGTGGTGATCGGCGGCGGCGCGCTGAAGCACGCCGGCGGCGCGCTGGCCGAAGCGACCATCCCCGCGATCATCAGCGGCGATTGCGTGATCGCCTTTGCCTATGCCGAGCCGCAGGGCCGCTACAACCTGGCCGATATCGGCACCACGGCCAAGGCCGATGGCGCGGGCTATGTCCTCAATGGTCACAAGGGCGTGGTCTATGCCGCCCCCTGGGCGACCCACCTGCTCGTCACCGCCCGCACCGGCGGCGGCCGCCGTGACCGCGCCGGCGTCGAGCTGTTCCTGATCGAAGCCAACCGCCCCGGCATCACCCGCCGCGACTATCCGACCGTCGATGGCTTCATGGCGTCGGAAGTCTACTTCGAAAACGTCGCCATTCCGGGCGAGGCGCTGCTGACTGGCGGGATCGAACTGATCGAACGCGTGGTCGATGAAGCGACCATGGCAGTTTGCGCCGAAGCCAGCGGCATTGCCCGCACCATGGTGAACCAGACGGTCGAATACACCAAGCAGCGCAAGCAATTTGGCCAGCCGATCGCCAAGTTCCAGGTCCTGCAGCACCGCATGAGCGACATGTTCGTCGAGGCCGAGCAAGTCTCGTCGATGGCGCTGATGGGCACGCTGAAGCTCGACGAAGCCGCCGAGGCCCGCAAGGCCGCGGTCTCAATGGCCAAGGCCAAGGTCGGCCGCAGCCTGAAGTTCGTCGGCCAGAACGCGATCCAGACCCATGGCGGCATTGGCATCACCATGGAACTGGCAATCGGCCACTACTTCAAGCGCGGAACGATGATTGAAGGCCAGTTCGGCAGCATCGATCATCACCTCGAGCGCTTCGAGACCCTCGCCTACCCGGCTTAGTTACTGGGCCTGACGATCAACCCGCGCCGAAGGTGCGGTTGACCGAGAGCGTCACCGCGGCGTGCGCGTCGCGGTGACGGAACTCGATTGCCGAGGCAAGCGCTTGGCGGCGGTCGGGGTCATAGAACGTCCGCTGCCGCTGGCCGGCCACGTCGAACACGTTCTCGAGATCCAACCGGATCGTGGTCTTCTTGTCCGGACGGTATTCGGCAAAGGCGATCCCGAAGGGTCCCGAGTTGAAGAACCGGTCGATCTCATCGATCCGGTAGACCGTGCTGGTCGCCTCGCGGAACACCTGCAGGCCATAGGACCATTGGCCGGCATCGCGGCGCAGTTCCGCGCTCCAGTTCCAGGCCGGGCGGAAGCCGCTCCATGGGCGCTCCTGCCCGGTCAGCGGATCGCGCACTGAATGCTCCTGCCAGCCGCCGGTCAGCTTGAGCCGGGTGCTCTTGAGGCCCAGCGTGTCGAGCGGGGCATCAAAGGTGCCCTGCACGAACTTGCGGGTGCCCGAACCGATATTGCCGGGTGCGTCAAAGCCCTCGGGCGTCAGGATCCGGTCCTGCAGGTCGCTGGCCCAGTCATAGCCGGCCTCCAGCCGGATCTGGCCCTTGCCCAGCACCGGCCGCTCGACTGTCAGCCGCGCTTCCCAGGTCCGCTGCGGCCGCAGGTTGGCATTGCCGCCGTTGACCCGATCATTCGCCAGTTCGGCCGCTGAGATGAAGTCATAGAAATTGAGCTGCGCCACTTGCCTCCGCATCGAAGCCTGGACGTGCCAGCCGCCCCCGGCCTTCCAGTCAAGCGTCATGCCCGGCTTGAAGAACTTCAGTGAGCGTTCCGCGCTGGTATCGCCGCTGACCGTCAGCTTGGAGACTTCGAAGGCCAGCGTCGTATCGAGCCGCAGCGAAGGCGTGAGCTGGCGGCCGAGGTTGACGTAGCTTTCGCTGCGCAGCTCATCCACCGTCGCCCGGTCAATCGGCAGGTCGATCTTGTTGCGCGCGCCATTGGGGCCAAGCAGGAACAGGTCGGTCGCGTTGTTGAGCTTGTTATAGGCCACCTCGCTCCCCAGCTCGAACGCGAAGCCCGCCACCTTGGGATGGGTCCAGGTCAGCCGGCCCAGCACTTCGTCATAGCGCGAGGTGGTATCCTGCTCGAACCCGCCGATCACCGCCTCGCCCTGCCGGGTGTAATAGGCATCGAAGTCATCGCGCTCGCGCCGGTTGGCCAGCGCCACGAACTTGAGCGCCCCGCCGCCCAGCGGCCGGGTCAGGTCGCCGCCAATCTCGAACCGCTTGGGGCTGTAGTCCTGGGTCAGCCGGTCGTCGCGCTCCGGGCCGTTCAGCGGGGTGACATGGTTGAACTGCGTCAGCTTGAAGCCGCCTGGGGCATAGCGCAGGTTGAGGTGCGCCGCCTTGTTGGTCCCGCCATCGTGCGCCCAGCTGGCCGCAAAGGCAGGGTTGCGCTCCCGGATCTCGTTGCGCTTGTCGCGCCGCTCCAAGAGCACGCCGTCACTCGCGCGGCTCAGCTCGTCAAAGCCGATCTCGCTCTGGATCCGGCGGCCACTTTCGGCCGAGAGGTTGAAGGTGGACTGGCCGCTGCGGATCACGACCGCGCCTTCCAGGTTGGGCGTAGCCCGCCCGCTGTGGATGCGGGTCACGCTGGCCTTGAGATTGCCGTCGATCCCGCCGGCCTTGGTGGTGACGACATTGAGCACCTGGCTGCGCCCCGCAAAGTCGGAACCATAGACATCGCCCGGCGCCACCTCGATCCGCAGCACCCGGCGGGCGGGAATGCGGGCAAGCTGGGCCGCCAGTTCATCGGATTTAGATGTGGCCCGCGCCCCATTGAACACCACGTTGCCCGCCGCGCCGCTGAAGCCGCGCACTTCGCGGTCCGCTTCCTCGATCGCGAAACCCGGCACCCGGCGCACCATGTCGAGGGCAGTGGTGGGCGAAAAGGCTATGAAGAAATCGGCCTGGTAGACCTTGGTCCGGCTCGCCCCTTCGCCTTCGGAGACGGCGGCGCTGGGCGGCGGCGTGTCGTTTGCCGGCCCATCCTGGGCCATGACCGGCGCGGCACAGGCCAAGAGGCCAATCCACAAGGGCGGGGCAGCGCGGCGCAGCGCGGCAGCAGGGCTTTTCGGCAACATCAGTCATTCTCCCACCGCCAGTCCGTGCGAGCCCCCGCGCCACGACTGGCAGTCCATCCAACGCACCGCCCTCCCCACAGGGCGGCCTCCTGGACGGTGGCCTAGGCTCCGCGCGGGAGCCTGGGCCAATGAAGTTCGACCAAAGTCCTTCGTCTCCGACCAACCGCCGTTATAGATCGGCGAGCGGATTCTGCTTCAGGCATTGCCTTATCCGTTTCGGGC comes from Novosphingobium ginsenosidimutans and encodes:
- a CDS encoding acyl-CoA dehydrogenase family protein; protein product: MDLSYNETQGMLRETLARFLADTYDFESRKKMLASPEGRDPGIWKAIATELGLTCAPFAEEHGGMGGGALENMIMMEEFGKVIAIEPWLQTVVIGGGALKHAGGALAEATIPAIISGDCVIAFAYAEPQGRYNLADIGTTAKADGAGYVLNGHKGVVYAAPWATHLLVTARTGGGRRDRAGVELFLIEANRPGITRRDYPTVDGFMASEVYFENVAIPGEALLTGGIELIERVVDEATMAVCAEASGIARTMVNQTVEYTKQRKQFGQPIAKFQVLQHRMSDMFVEAEQVSSMALMGTLKLDEAAEARKAAVSMAKAKVGRSLKFVGQNAIQTHGGIGITMELAIGHYFKRGTMIEGQFGSIDHHLERFETLAYPA
- a CDS encoding TonB-dependent receptor gives rise to the protein MLPKSPAAALRRAAPPLWIGLLACAAPVMAQDGPANDTPPPSAAVSEGEGASRTKVYQADFFIAFSPTTALDMVRRVPGFAIEEADREVRGFSGAAGNVVFNGARATSKSDELAAQLARIPARRVLRIEVAPGDVYGSDFAGRSQVLNVVTTKAGGIDGNLKASVTRIHSGRATPNLEGAVVIRSGQSTFNLSAESGRRIQSEIGFDELSRASDGVLLERRDKRNEIRERNPAFAASWAHDGGTNKAAHLNLRYAPGGFKLTQFNHVTPLNGPERDDRLTQDYSPKRFEIGGDLTRPLGGGALKFVALANRRERDDFDAYYTRQGEAVIGGFEQDTTSRYDEVLGRLTWTHPKVAGFAFELGSEVAYNKLNNATDLFLLGPNGARNKIDLPIDRATVDELRSESYVNLGRQLTPSLRLDTTLAFEVSKLTVSGDTSAERSLKFFKPGMTLDWKAGGGWHVQASMRRQVAQLNFYDFISAAELANDRVNGGNANLRPQRTWEARLTVERPVLGKGQIRLEAGYDWASDLQDRILTPEGFDAPGNIGSGTRKFVQGTFDAPLDTLGLKSTRLKLTGGWQEHSVRDPLTGQERPWSGFRPAWNWSAELRRDAGQWSYGLQVFREATSTVYRIDEIDRFFNSGPFGIAFAEYRPDKKTTIRLDLENVFDVAGQRQRTFYDPDRRQALASAIEFRHRDAHAAVTLSVNRTFGAG